In a single window of the Elaeis guineensis isolate ETL-2024a chromosome 8, EG11, whole genome shotgun sequence genome:
- the LOC105049738 gene encoding tyrosine--tRNA ligase, chloroplastic/mitochondrial, whose translation MAVAASRTFLLFHPKLLEASGIFSGFPRHRRNLPLLLRRSSSQSATQPTLEDSTRNLDSIAGIPNVVDILQERGLVESITSESIRSACSNPSISPLKVYCGFDPTAESLHLGNLLALIVLSWFRRCGHKAVAMIGGATGRIGDPSGKSLERPELDVETLEKNSAGIKNLISKILGSGNLDAGTGNEKALDVGSEKGSIFDTGVRENANLNSHSENNVNSNVGIEKNAALDSRLDDSFTILNNYDWWKDITLLDFLREVGRFARVGVMMAKESVKKRLMSEEGMSYTEFSYQLLQGYDFLYLFKNMGVDVQIGGSDQWGNITAGTELIRKILQVEGAYGLTFPLLLKSDGTKFGKSEGGAIWLSPSLLSPYKFYQYFFSVPDVDVVRFLKILTFLSMEEIQELEEEMKKQGYVPNTAQRRLAEEVTRFVHGEEGLAEALKATETLRPGAETKLDWETIEGIAEDVPSCCLAYDQVLNSSLVDLSVSTGLLSSKSAARRLMKQGGLYLNNRRVDNEAKMIEAGDIVDGKLLLLSAGKKNKIVIRIS comes from the coding sequence ATGGCGGTGGCGGCATCTAGAACTTTCCTCCTCTTCCATCCTAAGCTTCTAGAAGCTTCCGGAATCTTCTCCGGTTTTCCAAGGCATCGCCGGaacctccccctcctcctccgccgGAGCTCCTCTCAGTCCGCCACGCAACCGACGCTCGAAGACTCAACGCGGAACTTGGATTCCATTGCCGGGATCCCGAACGTGGTGGATATCCTCCAAGAGAGGGGCCTTGTCGAGTCCATCACCAGCGAGAGTATCAGGTCCGCGTGCTCCAACCCTAGCATCAGCCCCCTTAAGGTCTACTGCGGCTTCGACCCGACCGCTGAAAGCTTGCACCTTGGGAACCTCCTTGCTCTTATCGTCCTCTCCTGGTTCCGGCGGTGCGGACACAAGGCCGTCGCCATGATCGGCGGCGCCACCGGCCGCATCGGAGACCCCTCCGGTAAGAGTTTAGAGAGGCCGGAACTGGACGtcgaaactctagagaagaacaGCGCAGGGATTAAAAATCTTATCTCTAAGATCTTAGGGAGCGGGAATTTGGATGCCGGAACTGGAAATGAGAAAGCTTTGGATGTGGGGAGTGAGAAAGGTAGCATCTTCGATACAGGTGTTCGAGAAAATGCTAATTTGAATTCGCATTCTGAAAACAATGTGAATTCGAATGTTGGAATTGAAAAGAATGCAGCTTTGGATTCGCGGTTGGATGATTCTTTCACCATTTTGAACAATTATGATTGGTGGAAGGACATCACGCTGCTGGATTTCCTCAGGGAAGTAGGGAGGTTTGCCCGGGTGGGTGTGATGATGGCAAAGGAGAGTGTCAAGAAAAGGTTAATGTCGGAAGAAGGAATGAGTTATACCGAGTTTTCTTATCAGCTCTTGCAAGGCTATGACTTTCTGTATCTGTTTAAGAACATGGGTGTGGATGTTCAGATAGGTGGGAGTGATCAATGGGGAAATATTACAGCTGGGACTGAACTGATTCGGAAGATATTGCAGGTTGAAGGAGCTTATGGTTTGACATTTCCCCTTTTGCTCAAGAGTGATGGGACCAAGTTTGGGAAGTCTGAAGGGGGAGCAATATGGTTGTCGCCATCGTTGTTGTCACCTTATAAATTTTATCAGTACTTCTTCTCAGTGCCAGATGTTGATGTTGTGAGGTTTCTAAAGATTTTAACTTTCTTGAGTATGGAGGAGATTCAGGAGTTGGAGGAGGAGATGAAGAAACAGGGTTATGTTCCCAACACAGCCCAGCGGAGGCTTGCGGAAGAGGTAACTCGGTTTGTTCATGGAGAGGAGGGACTTGCTGAAGCATTGAAGGCAACTGAAACCTTAAGACCAGGGGCAGAAACAAAGTTGGATTGGGAAACCATTGAGGGGATAGCAGAGGATGTGCCATCATGTTGTTTGGCGTATGATCAGGTGTTGAATTCTTCTTTGGTTGATCTTTCAGTTTCTACTGGTCTGCTGAGCAGTAAGTCTGCTGCAAGGCGTCTGATGAAGCAAGGAGGCCTTTACTTGAATAACAGAAGGGTTGATAATGAGGCAAAGATGATTGAGGCTGGTGACATAGTTGATGGGAAACTACTACTGTTATCTGCTGGAAAGAAGAATAAAATTGTCATAAGGATATCCTGA